From the genome of Euwallacea similis isolate ESF13 chromosome 24, ESF131.1, whole genome shotgun sequence, one region includes:
- the LOC136416684 gene encoding ras-like GTP-binding protein RhoL → MSRKSQRGKGGSASDRIIRITVVGDGDTGKTCLLIVYKDKKFDDRYIPTIFDEYSMTIPINYEPYTIILSDTAGQEEFDKLRRLAYRFADVFLLCYSIAERSSFENISLTWAPELKKCRSSAKIILVATKIDLLAKRKVTTEEGEALAKDIGAAGFIETSAKNLWNIDAAFQMALMAVLQSRNQVQRSTRTLCCLL, encoded by the exons ATGTCAAGAAAATCACAAAGGGGAAAAGGTGGATCCGCTTCCGATAGGATAATTAGAATTACAGTCGTTGGAGACGGAGATACAGGGAAAACTTGCCTTCTTATTGTatataaagataaaaaatttgacGACAGATATATACCAACGAT aTTTGATGAATATTCTATGACCATACCTATAAATTATGAACCATATACGATTATTCTCTCCGACACTGCTGGTCAAGAGGAGTTCGACAAGTTACGAAGACTAGCTTATAGATTC GCAGACGTATTCCTCCTTTGTTACTCAATAGCCGAAAGAAGTTCTTTCGAGAACATCTCACTGACATGGGCGCCTGAATTGAAGAAATGTCGTTCATCCGCAAAAATCATCTTAGTGG CGACAAAAATCGATTTGCTCGCTAAAAGGAAGGTGACTACGGAAGAAGGAGAGGCACTTGCCAAAGATATTGGTGCCGCTGGTTTCATTGAAACTTCTGCCAAGAACCTATGGAACATCGACGCTGCTTTTCAGATGGCACTAATGGCTGTGCTTCAAAGTAGGAATCAAGTTCAGCGGTCTACAAGAACATTATGTTGTTTATTATGA
- the LOC136416724 gene encoding acetylcholine receptor subunit alpha-like, whose protein sequence is MKIPLWVFAIMQLFSGISGNPHAKRLYDDLLSNYNKLVRPVVNVSDALSVKIKLKLSQLIDVNLKNQIMTTNVWVEQSWYDYKLKWNPRDYGNVDMLHVPSDNIWRPDIVLYNNADGNFEMTLATKATLNYTGRVEWKPPAIYKSSCEIDVEYFPFDEQTCVMKFGSWTYDGFQVDLRHIDESKGSTTVEIGIDLTEFYTSVEWDILEVPAIRSEKFYTCCDEPYLDITFNITMRRKTLFYTVNLIIPCMGISFLTILVFYLPSDSGEKVSLSISILLSLTVFFLLLAEIIPPTSLVVPLLGKFVLFTMILDTFSICVTVIVLNVHFRCPQTHVMAPWVKRVFIHILPRLLMMRRPHYMLDRRGYNPFDPHAALIQGCNGLRGSRFCHGSGVIHQEYQELTSTTSICDTLMNREIESARLLACRIHGTTSPIIRMSVDGEYEAFIDPLLADLAWHQCPEFHKAMDGVKFIASHIKREQDSTRVKEDWKYVAMVLDRLFLWIFTLAVVVGTAGIILQAPTLYDDRRPIDVHISEIASSTVKPYISSTL, encoded by the exons ATGAAAATTCCATTATGGGTATTTGCCATTATGCAACTTTTTTCAG gaatttctgGAAATCCACATGCAAAGCGATTATACGATGACTTACTTTCAAACTACAACAAATTGGTCAGACCTGTAGTTAATGTTAGCGATGCATTGTccgttaaaataaaacttaagcTATCTCAGTTGATTGATGTG aatttgAAGAATCAAATTATGACAACTAATGTTTGGGTTGAACAG TCATGGTATGATTACAAACTCAAATGGAATCCAAGAGACTACGGAAATGTTGATATGCTCCATGTGCCCTCTGACAATATTTGGAGACCTGATATAGTCCTGTATAACAA CGCTGATGGAAATTTCGAAATGACTTTAGCTACAAAGGCAACATTAAATTACACAGGAAGAGTGGAGTGGAAGCCACCGGCCATTTATAAATCTTCTTGCGAGATTGACGtagaatattttccatttgatGAACAAACCTGCGTAATGAAATTTGGTTCTTGGACCTACGACGGTTTTCAA gtCGATCTTCGACATATAGATGAATCAAAGGGATCTACAACTGTGGAAATTGGGATAGATCTTACTGAATTCTATACCTCGGTAGAATGGGATATTTTGGAAGTCCCAGCAATCAG aagTGAAAAGTTCTATACTTGCTGTGATGAACCGTACTTGGATATCACCTTTAATATAACTATGAGACGTAAAACACTGTTTTATACGGTTAACCTGATTATTCCTTGCATGGGTATATCGTTCCTCACAATACTAGTTTTCTACTTACCTTCTGATAGTGGGGAAAAG gTCAGTCTTTCTATCTCAATTTTACTGTCGTTGACTGTATTCTTCCTCCTGTTGGCTGAGATTATTCCTCCAACGTCGTTGGTGGTACCACTTTTAGGAAAATTTGTGCTCTTTACAATGATTTTAGATACCTTTAG caTATGCGTTACAGTTATAGTATTAAACGTACATTTTCGATGCCCTCAAACGCATGTAATGGCACCTTGGGTCAAGCGGGTTTTCATACACATTCTTCCGCGGCTTCTAATGATGAGAAGGCCGCATTATATGTTGGATCGCCGAGG ATACAACCCATTTGACCCCCATGCAGCGCTGATTCAAGGTTGCAATGGGTTAAGAGGCTCCAGATTTTGTCACGGTTCTGGAGTAATACATCAAGAATACCAAGAGCTGACTTCCACCACTAGCATTTGCGATACGTTGATGAATAG GGAAATAGAATCAGCGAGGTTGTTGGCTTGTCGCATTCATGGAACCACTTCACCAATTATTCGTATGTCCGTGGATGGTGAATACGAAGCCTTTATTGATCCTCTTCTGGCAGATTTAGCTTGGCACCAATGTCCAGAATTTCATAAAGCCATGGACGGAGTCAAGTTCATTGCCAGCCACATTAAAAGGGAACAAGATTCCACAagg GTGAAAGAAGATTGGAAGTATGTTGCTATGGTTTTAGACCGATTGTTCCTCTGGATTTTCACCTTAGCAGTCGTAGTTGGAACAGCTGGGATAATTTTACAAGCTCCAACGTTGTATGACGATAGGCGACCGATTGATGTACACATATCGGAGATTGCCTCTTCCACAGTGAAACCGTATATTTCTTCCACTTTGTAG